Proteins encoded together in one Myotis daubentonii chromosome 17, mMyoDau2.1, whole genome shotgun sequence window:
- the FSBP gene encoding fibrinogen silencer-binding protein yields the protein MVGKARSSNFTLSEKLDLLKLVKPYVKILEEHTNKHSVIVEKNRCWDIIAVNYNAIGVDRPPRTAQGLRTLYKRLKEYAKQELLQQKDTQSDLKSSISEPTKKVMEMIPQISSLCLVRDRNHIQSANLAEEAQAGTSSLQVMLDQHPVAITVEVKQEEDIKPPPPLVLNSEQSYTLEQREEHELVHVMDRSVSPSLSSVDMRMTSSPSSIPRRDDFFHHECGGHFRSQLGYDPQILQMLKEEHQIILENQKNFGLYVQEKRDGLKRRQQLEEELLQAKIEVEKLKAIRLRHDLPEYNSF from the exons ATGGTAGGAAAGGCTAGATCTTCCAATTTTACCTTATCTGAAAAGCTTGATTTGCTAAAACTTGTGAAGCCATATGTGAAAATCCTCGAAGAACACACTAATAAGCATTCAGTAATAGTGGAAAAGAATAGATGTTGGGATATCATAGCAGTTAACTATAATGCAATTGGAGTAGACCGCCCTCCTCGAACAGCGCAGGGCCTACGCACCCTTTACAAAAGGCTCAAAGAATATGCCAAACAGGAGCTATTGCAGCAAAAAGATACCCAATCAGATTTAAAAAGCAGTATTTCTGAGCCAACCAAGAAAGTTATGGAGATGATTCCCCAGATTTCCAGTCTTTGCCTGGTAAGAGACAGGAACCACATACAAAG TGCAAACTTGGCTGAGGAGGCACAGGCTGGTACCAGTTCACTACAGGTAATGTTGGATCAGCATCCAGTTGCTATTACAGTGGAGGTGAAGCAAGAAGAAGACATTAAGCCCCCTCCTCCACTGGTTTTAAATTCGGAACAGAGTTATACTTTAGAGCAAAGAGAAGAACATGAATTAGTACATGTTATGGACAGATCTGTGTCGCCGTCACTTTCCTCTGTTGACATGAGAATGACATCGTCTCCATCTTCCATCCCAAGGAGAGATGACTTTTTTCATCATGAGTGTGGGGGACACTTTAGGTCACAGTTAGGGTATGATCCTCAGATTCTGCAAATGCTGAAAGAGGAGCATCAGataattttagaaaatcaaaAAAATTTTGGATTATATGTTCAGGAGAAGAGGGATGGATTGAAAAGAAGGCAGCAGCTAGAAGAAGAGCTGCTACAAGCAAAAATTGAAGTGGAGAAGCTGAAAGCAATTCGCTTACGGCATGATCTGCCTGAATATAATAGCTtctaa